The Legionella jordanis genomic sequence GCCTTGCCTCAGCATGAGGGGTTTTTGCCCCTTTTACCGTTTGCCATGCTCTGTCCACATTAATATAGGTGCCTGATGTTTCTGCAAAAGGCGCAATAGGGAGAATAACATTGGCATAATCCTGCATTGACTCATGTTGGAATGCGGATAATAAAACAACAAATTCCGCTCCCAGCATCGATTGGCGCGCCCGGCTTGGATTGGCGAAATCGTAGCCTGGCTCGAGTGCTAACAGGAAATAACCTTTTAATTTGGCATTCAAGGCCGTCTGCACATCCATGCCTGGATTTTCAACAGTTTTGCCTGCAAGTGTGCGATGAGGCACCATTCCTGCCAACCATGCTCCGGCCGCATTGGCTCCTGTGCTTAATCTTAAAACCCGTATTCCTTGTTGTTCTATAAAATAGACCAGGGTTCTTAATAATGAAGCATCGGGATGATTTTCAAACAAGGCCCCAGTAACGACTGCGGCATTGCCCTGCTTTAATACTTCAGCCATGGCTGAACTGGTCTCGTCAGCTTGCAACCCTAATAGCAGTTTCTGTACTTCTGTGGGTAATGCAGAAACATCATCATTCAAAGCCAGGACTAGCTTAGCCAGTTGCATTGTCATTTCCTGGGGGGAAACGATTATTTTGCTGGTGGTTTCAAAATGGAATGGGTAATCCACTGGGTTAATCGCAAAAATTTTAGCGCCATTACGGTAAGCTTTACGAACGCGCACACCAGCTAGTGGTACTTCTCGATGTATGTTGCAACCCAATAATAGAATGCTATTTTGATTTTCAAGCTCAGAATACTGCAGCGTGCTTTCTGGCATTGTTGGCAAATTAGCCTGATCACGAAAATCCGCTTGCTGAATGCGGTGATCAACATTGTGAACGCCTAACTCTCTCATGAATTTTTGCAATAAATACAACTCTTCAAGCGTAGATGAAGGAGAGGCAAACGCTGCAAATTGCTCAGGACCGTATTGTTTGATGACCCGGCTAATGCCTTCCGCTGCAAACTTTAATGCGGTGCTCCAATCCACTACTTCCCATTGACCATCACGCTTAATCATAGGTTGGCTAGCGCGTGCCTCATGGTTTAATCCCAGATAACTGAAACGATCGCGATCTGAGAGCCAGGTCTCATTGATGGATTCATTTTCCTTGGGGACAACCCGCAATAACTCGTTTCGGCGAACATGCAAATGAATGTTTGACCCTAAGCAATCGTG encodes the following:
- the nuoG gene encoding NADH-quinone oxidoreductase subunit NuoG — its product is MATIEIDGKTFEVENGKMIIEVADEAGIYIPRFCYHKKLSVAANCRMCLVEVENGRKPVPACATPITNGMKVYTKSEETIRSQEAVMEFLLINHPLDCPICDQGGECELQDISMGFGYDSSEYEESKRSVDDDNLGTLIATEMTRCIHCTRCVRFGEEIAGMRELGATGRGEAMQIGTFVNHSMRSEVSGNIIDLCPVGALTSKPFRFKARAWELNQYDGVAPHDCLGSNIHLHVRRNELLRVVPKENESINETWLSDRDRFSYLGLNHEARASQPMIKRDGQWEVVDWSTALKFAAEGISRVIKQYGPEQFAAFASPSSTLEELYLLQKFMRELGVHNVDHRIQQADFRDQANLPTMPESTLQYSELENQNSILLLGCNIHREVPLAGVRVRKAYRNGAKIFAINPVDYPFHFETTSKIIVSPQEMTMQLAKLVLALNDDVSALPTEVQKLLLGLQADETSSAMAEVLKQGNAAVVTGALFENHPDASLLRTLVYFIEQQGIRVLRLSTGANAAGAWLAGMVPHRTLAGKTVENPGMDVQTALNAKLKGYFLLALEPGYDFANPSRARQSMLGAEFVVLLSAFQHESMQDYANVILPIAPFAETSGTYINVDRAWQTVKGAKTPHAEARPAWKIIRVLANLLHCEGFEYLSSEEVLNEIKTLADMQTETKYEPYLAESLPAINQQLVRVGEWPLYRSDMIVRHALALQKCAAAETACIRIHPSTAERLKLDEVATVSQGDIEITLPLKRDERIAPDVVWVANAMPETIDLGHSFAAITIKR